One window from the genome of Pseudomonadota bacterium encodes:
- a CDS encoding CBS domain-containing protein: protein MNEDHPSRTRKNSWLGRTREFLRLYPRDTQEITDLLRELEQRNLIYPEVLAMIEGALLVSEMQVRDIMLPRAQMVVVPAEAGVKEFLPRVIRSGHSRFPVVDDKRDEVLGILLAKDLLAYLAQTESTPLDLWDVLRPAVFVPESKRLNVLLREFRSSRNHMAIVVDEYGRVSGLVTIEDVIEQIVGDISDEHDVGEEGYIRKHRDDRYTVRARTPIHEFNAYFQTGFADEEFDTIGGVILKALGHMPARGEAIEYGGWKFTILRADPRRIHLMRVGRAQEWAGEQPQAGVG, encoded by the coding sequence ATGAACGAAGACCACCCTAGTAGAACCCGAAAGAATTCGTGGCTTGGAAGGACTAGGGAATTTCTCCGCCTGTATCCCCGGGACACGCAAGAGATCACGGACTTACTGCGTGAGCTCGAGCAGCGCAATCTGATTTATCCCGAGGTGCTGGCGATGATCGAGGGCGCGCTGCTGGTCTCCGAGATGCAGGTAAGAGATATCATGTTACCGCGCGCGCAGATGGTCGTAGTCCCCGCGGAGGCGGGAGTGAAAGAGTTTCTGCCGCGGGTGATCCGTTCCGGGCACTCGCGGTTTCCGGTGGTCGATGACAAACGCGATGAGGTGCTGGGGATCTTGCTCGCGAAAGACTTGCTTGCTTATCTGGCGCAGACAGAGTCCACCCCCTTAGACCTTTGGGATGTGTTGCGTCCGGCGGTGTTCGTACCGGAAAGCAAGCGCTTGAACGTGCTACTGCGGGAATTTCGCAGTAGCCGTAACCACATGGCCATCGTGGTCGATGAGTACGGACGGGTGTCGGGGCTGGTGACCATCGAGGATGTCATCGAACAGATCGTTGGTGACATCAGCGATGAGCACGACGTCGGCGAGGAAGGATATATCAGGAAGCACCGTGACGATCGCTACACCGTTCGGGCGCGCACCCCAATTCACGAATTCAACGCTTATTTTCAAACCGGCTTTGCGGACGAGGAATTCGACACCATCGGCGGCGTCATCCTCAAGGCCTTGGGTCATATGCCGGCGCGTGGTGAGGCGATCGAGTACGGGGGCTGGAAATTTACCATACTCCGCGCCGATCCGCGCCGCATCCATTTAATGCGTGTCGGCCGGGCACAGGAATGGGCCGGCGAGCAGCCGCAGGCTGGAGTTGGCTAA
- the ybeY gene encoding rRNA maturation RNase YbeY — protein MAIRLALQYACGSADLPTRCTVIKWIRTALARRCASAEVTVRIVGEAEGADLNRRWRKRRGATNVLSFPSEGLDHTAPAFLGDIVICAPVVMREAHEQSKSPEAHWAHLIVHGVLHLLGYDHKTQREAESMERLEQDILKRLGYPNPYSDVPGA, from the coding sequence ATGGCGATCCGATTAGCGCTGCAGTATGCCTGCGGATCCGCGGACCTGCCCACGCGCTGTACCGTGATCAAGTGGATACGCACGGCCCTGGCCCGCCGGTGCGCGAGCGCCGAGGTCACGGTGCGTATTGTCGGCGAAGCGGAAGGCGCGGATTTGAATCGGCGTTGGCGCAAGCGGCGCGGCGCGACCAATGTACTATCGTTCCCGAGCGAAGGTCTCGATCACACAGCCCCCGCTTTCCTGGGCGATATCGTGATTTGCGCCCCCGTGGTCATGCGCGAAGCCCATGAGCAATCAAAATCTCCCGAGGCTCATTGGGCGCATCTCATCGTTCACGGCGTTTTGCATCTGCTTGGATACGACCATAAAACGCAGCGTGAAGCCGAATCTATGGAAAGGCTAGAACAGGACATTCTCAAAAGACTCGGGTATCCGAATCCTTACAGCGATGTACCCGGTGCATGA
- a CDS encoding PhoH family protein produces the protein MSTTKKLPPALASDIVLAPLDNQRLANLCGQFDEHLRLLERRLGVEINNRGNAFRVIGLPRSVAAAGRIMEQLYAATVEEMLCPERIHLHLQEAGIEEILEEAEHDDHLIQTPRCVVKARGANQRRYVDNIRQCDINFGIGPAGTGKTYLAVACAVESLEREAVRRVVLTRPAVEAGERLGFLPGDIVQKVDPYLRPLYDALYEMLGFDKVSKYIERHIIEVAPLAFMRGRTLNDSVIILDEAQNATSEQMKMFLTRIGFGSTAVINGDITQVDLPAGRLSGLRQVIDVLRQTRGVSFTFFQAKDVVRHPLVARVVEAYETYEAGRRSAAEPC, from the coding sequence TTGAGTACGACCAAGAAGCTGCCGCCAGCACTTGCGAGCGACATTGTTTTGGCGCCGCTCGATAACCAGCGCCTGGCCAATTTATGCGGTCAGTTCGATGAGCACCTGCGGCTGCTAGAACGCCGCTTGGGGGTCGAGATCAACAACCGCGGTAATGCCTTCCGGGTGATCGGCCTGCCGCGCTCGGTGGCCGCGGCCGGCCGTATCATGGAACAGTTGTATGCGGCGACCGTTGAGGAGATGCTCTGTCCGGAGCGTATCCATCTGCATCTGCAGGAAGCCGGCATCGAAGAGATTTTGGAAGAGGCTGAGCACGACGATCACCTTATCCAAACGCCGCGCTGTGTGGTGAAAGCCCGCGGCGCGAACCAGCGCCGTTATGTTGATAACATTCGCCAATGCGACATTAATTTTGGCATCGGCCCCGCGGGGACCGGTAAGACCTACCTGGCTGTTGCCTGCGCGGTCGAGTCCTTGGAACGCGAAGCGGTGCGGCGCGTGGTATTAACCCGGCCCGCGGTGGAGGCGGGCGAGCGCTTGGGGTTCCTGCCCGGGGACATCGTTCAGAAGGTGGACCCCTATTTGCGGCCCTTGTACGATGCTCTGTACGAGATGCTGGGGTTTGACAAAGTCTCGAAATATATCGAGCGTCATATTATCGAAGTCGCGCCGCTTGCGTTCATGCGCGGGAGGACCTTGAATGACTCCGTGATCATACTGGACGAAGCGCAAAACGCCACCTCGGAACAGATGAAGATGTTTCTCACGCGCATCGGTTTCGGCTCGACCGCGGTGATCAACGGCGATATCACGCAAGTAGATCTCCCGGCGGGCCGGCTGTCGGGATTGCGGCAGGTCATCGACGTGCTACGACAGACGCGGGGGGTGAGCTTTACTTTTTTCCAAGCCAAGGACGTGGTAAGACATCCGCTCGTGGCACGGGTGGTCGAGGCTTACGAAACCTACGAAGCCGGACGCCGGAGCGCGGCCGAGCCCTGTTGA
- the miaB gene encoding tRNA (N6-isopentenyl adenosine(37)-C2)-methylthiotransferase MiaB, with translation MPHKLYIKTFGCQMNEYDSSRIVAALEESHGLCNTADPAEADVLIVNTCSVREKAQEKLFSQLGLWRQWKKARPEIVIGVGGCVASQEGAAIWERAPDVDVIFGPQTLHRLPAMLDAVAGTGRRIIDISFPEIEKFDRLPEVRAQGPTAFVSIMEGCSKYCSFCVVPYTRGEEFSRPFDDVITEIAGLGEQGVREVTLLGQNVNAYRGAMHAGRIADLAVLLRYVADIDGIERIRFTTSHPLEFSDRLIAAYADIPQLADHLHLPVQSGSDRVLALMKRGYTALEYRAKIRKLRKVRPGISVSSDFIVGFPGETEEDFKKTLTLVAAIGFDQSFSFIYSKRPGTPAASLPDEVPEEVKKERLQILQTRIDENARNISVSMVGKAERILVEGPSRKNPAELCGRTGNNRVVNVAARPRLAGHFTDVRITAAFSHSLRGELIGRANESTESL, from the coding sequence ATGCCGCATAAGCTCTATATAAAAACCTTTGGCTGTCAGATGAACGAATACGATTCTTCCCGCATCGTCGCTGCCTTGGAGGAATCGCACGGGTTGTGCAATACCGCGGACCCTGCGGAGGCCGATGTTCTCATCGTCAATACCTGCTCCGTGCGGGAGAAGGCGCAGGAAAAGCTATTCTCGCAGCTAGGACTCTGGCGCCAGTGGAAAAAGGCCCGGCCCGAGATCGTCATCGGCGTGGGCGGTTGCGTGGCCAGCCAGGAAGGAGCGGCGATTTGGGAGCGCGCCCCCGATGTCGATGTGATTTTTGGACCTCAGACCCTCCACCGGCTGCCGGCGATGCTGGACGCCGTCGCAGGAACGGGGCGCCGGATCATCGATATCAGCTTTCCGGAAATTGAGAAATTCGACCGCCTGCCCGAGGTGCGGGCGCAGGGACCTACCGCATTCGTTTCCATTATGGAGGGTTGCAGCAAGTATTGTTCGTTTTGTGTCGTGCCGTATACGCGCGGGGAGGAGTTCAGCCGGCCTTTTGACGATGTGATCACCGAGATCGCCGGGCTCGGCGAGCAAGGCGTGCGCGAGGTGACGCTCCTCGGTCAGAACGTCAATGCTTACCGCGGAGCGATGCACGCTGGCAGGATTGCCGATCTCGCCGTATTGCTGCGTTATGTGGCCGACATCGATGGCATCGAACGCATCCGCTTTACAACCTCGCATCCGCTGGAATTTTCCGATCGCTTGATCGCGGCCTACGCGGACATTCCGCAACTTGCGGATCATCTGCATCTGCCGGTGCAGAGCGGATCGGACCGCGTCCTCGCACTGATGAAACGCGGTTACACCGCGCTGGAATACCGCGCCAAAATCCGCAAGCTGCGCAAGGTCCGGCCAGGCATCAGCGTGTCCTCGGATTTTATCGTCGGTTTTCCGGGCGAGACTGAGGAGGATTTCAAGAAAACCCTAACTCTCGTCGCCGCCATAGGATTTGACCAATCGTTTAGCTTCATCTATAGCAAGCGCCCGGGCACGCCAGCCGCCAGTCTCCCCGATGAGGTTCCGGAGGAGGTGAAAAAAGAGCGGCTACAGATCCTGCAAACGCGCATTGACGAAAATGCCCGAAACATCAGTGTGTCCATGGTGGGCAAGGCGGAACGCATCTTGGTGGAAGGCCCGTCGCGCAAGAACCCGGCGGAACTGTGCGGCCGCACCGGCAACAACCGGGTGGTGAACGTGGCCGCGCGCCCGCGCCTCGCCGGCCACTTTACCGATGTGCGGATCACCGCGGCCTTTTCGCATTCGTTGCGCGGCGAGCTGATCGGGCGCGCGAACGAGTCTACTGAGAGTTTGTGA
- a CDS encoding DUF748 domain-containing protein, giving the protein MDVRVELKRLVQRVRNPWVLGISAALAVYTLAGFLLIPYLVRHYVPKLAAEQLSCQAAVTEVRFNPFLFEFEAKDFSFKDAAGEAIFGFQRLFVDFELESLLRWAWTFADIRLEGWSADLMIDREGRLNLAKIAAALPESDEPSPPAENPPRLLLKHMALTGGSVKFTDRSKSTPVAETVSPIDLELDAISTLPEHRGSHVVSARLANGAVVEWKGHVSLNPILSEGEVRLEGFKLATAWNFIRDQLDLAEPLGDVGATARYRFRYDHAKADLSVNDVGIKVAGLRLSTPAAPEPILVLDAIEIAGARFNLASRELTVPTFNVLNGHIAVSVDEKGIANWQTLVKTGATTDAPRPTPPAASAGAPAAPPLRVKLEAFKVADIGITYADASHAKPSMVSVGVFNLGLGAEAEIGAAAPKARIRDLSVSLERIAIAERDKSASLATLDSIKVEGGQMDLEKREAAIQQVALQGGGAKIARDADQSIRWLELFGPRDSENVRIDVTETENKEEGKPWRFALKAFDLQGFRMALADQSVSPELAYDIEDMKVALTEITNDGQTPIAFDVQLKIKQGGALSTTGQLSQKADRAEAQVKIEGMNLTPLKSLVAQVAALTLESAAVSATMRVDYSQAKTGPSLKAAGAFSLDNLLLNETKSGKSFLSWKALSADGFDFSLGPDKISIKEVRLVEPGTKIVIFKDKTVNLAAAFQPQGAPSSGPPAKTEKPKSDSANPFPVTVERVQIERAKVDFADLSLVLPFAARIHDLSGAVTGISSAATSRTRLKLEGRVDEYGQVNVEGSLSPLQLAAFSDVKVVFRNLAMSPLSPYSGTFAGRRIQSGKLNLDLEYKVEDRRLKSNNTIILDQFTLGERVESQKAVNLPLDLAIALLTDGEGKINASVPIEGDVDHPEFSVGHLVWQAIVNLITTAVTAPFKALGALAGGEEGIDAVLFRPGIDTIPPPEREKLAKVAEALTKRPMLTLTVRGAYDPAADGEALRSMQVRRALAQELDVALQPGEDPGPVAVDNAETQRALEALSDERDGEDAIEEFEASYEKSQGKKPKRVSAILSLMGQASEDVDFYEKLFQHLVEKAPLATGDLEALAVRRATAVIKKLTGQAGFDPSRASAGEIEQVPDTQADSVPTKLELGTLGPEP; this is encoded by the coding sequence ATGGACGTTCGGGTCGAACTGAAACGGCTCGTTCAGCGGGTCCGGAATCCCTGGGTGCTTGGTATTTCCGCGGCGCTGGCCGTATACACTCTCGCCGGGTTTCTGCTCATTCCCTATCTGGTGCGGCATTATGTTCCGAAGCTGGCTGCCGAGCAGCTCAGTTGTCAGGCCGCTGTCACGGAGGTACGGTTTAACCCCTTCCTTTTTGAGTTCGAGGCGAAGGACTTTTCCTTCAAAGACGCGGCCGGCGAGGCGATATTTGGTTTTCAGCGCCTGTTCGTCGATTTCGAGCTGGAAAGCCTGTTGCGCTGGGCATGGACGTTTGCGGATATACGGCTTGAGGGTTGGTCTGCTGATTTGATGATCGATCGGGAAGGCCGGCTGAACCTGGCCAAGATCGCCGCCGCCCTGCCTGAATCCGACGAGCCCTCTCCGCCGGCAGAGAACCCGCCACGGCTCTTGCTGAAGCACATGGCGCTCACAGGTGGCTCGGTGAAATTCACGGATCGCTCCAAATCGACTCCGGTCGCGGAAACGGTCAGTCCGATCGACCTGGAGCTTGACGCAATCTCGACGCTTCCCGAGCACCGCGGGTCTCACGTAGTCAGCGCAAGACTGGCGAACGGCGCGGTAGTGGAATGGAAGGGCCATGTCTCGTTGAACCCAATCCTATCGGAAGGTGAAGTGCGACTCGAGGGCTTCAAGCTAGCGACCGCTTGGAACTTCATCCGTGACCAGTTGGACCTGGCTGAACCCTTAGGGGACGTGGGCGCAACAGCCCGTTACCGCTTCCGATATGACCACGCCAAGGCCGACCTGAGCGTGAACGATGTGGGCATCAAAGTGGCGGGATTGCGGCTTTCTACCCCCGCTGCTCCGGAGCCGATCCTGGTCCTTGACGCTATCGAGATCGCGGGGGCTCGCTTTAATCTTGCGAGCCGGGAGCTGACGGTGCCGACATTCAACGTGCTCAACGGGCACATCGCCGTGTCCGTCGACGAGAAGGGCATCGCCAATTGGCAGACGTTGGTGAAGACCGGAGCGACGACCGATGCGCCGCGGCCCACTCCGCCCGCGGCTTCGGCCGGTGCGCCCGCAGCGCCGCCTTTGCGGGTTAAGCTCGAAGCATTCAAGGTAGCGGACATCGGGATCACTTATGCCGATGCGAGTCACGCTAAACCCTCCATGGTCTCCGTTGGGGTTTTCAATCTGGGGCTGGGCGCGGAAGCGGAAATCGGCGCCGCTGCACCGAAAGCGCGGATCCGGGACTTGAGCGTCAGTCTTGAGCGCATTGCCATCGCCGAACGAGATAAGAGCGCTTCGCTCGCGACCTTGGATTCCATTAAGGTCGAGGGCGGACAAATGGATCTCGAGAAACGGGAAGCCGCCATCCAACAAGTGGCCCTACAGGGAGGCGGTGCCAAGATAGCCCGAGATGCGGATCAATCAATTCGTTGGCTTGAATTATTCGGGCCTCGGGACTCGGAAAATGTCCGGATCGATGTCACCGAAACGGAGAACAAGGAGGAAGGCAAGCCGTGGCGCTTCGCGCTCAAGGCGTTCGACCTCCAGGGGTTTCGCATGGCGCTTGCCGACCAAAGCGTGTCGCCCGAGCTTGCGTACGACATCGAGGACATGAAAGTCGCGCTCACGGAGATCACCAATGACGGACAGACACCCATCGCGTTCGATGTGCAGCTCAAGATCAAACAAGGCGGCGCGTTGAGCACGACGGGACAACTGTCACAAAAGGCTGATCGCGCCGAGGCGCAGGTGAAGATCGAGGGGATGAACCTGACGCCGCTGAAGTCGCTGGTGGCACAGGTCGCGGCGCTTACACTCGAGAGTGCCGCTGTCTCCGCCACTATGCGGGTCGATTATAGCCAAGCCAAAACCGGTCCATCACTCAAGGCGGCGGGTGCGTTCAGCCTCGATAACCTGCTCCTAAACGAAACCAAGAGCGGCAAGTCCTTTCTGTCCTGGAAGGCGCTGTCCGCCGATGGCTTCGACTTCAGCCTCGGCCCGGACAAGATTTCCATCAAGGAAGTGCGACTCGTCGAACCGGGCACGAAGATCGTGATCTTCAAAGATAAAACAGTGAACCTCGCCGCTGCCTTCCAACCGCAGGGCGCGCCATCTTCCGGGCCGCCGGCAAAGACGGAAAAGCCGAAGAGCGATTCCGCCAATCCATTTCCAGTGACCGTGGAGCGTGTCCAGATCGAGCGGGCGAAGGTCGATTTCGCCGACCTCAGCCTGGTCCTTCCGTTCGCCGCCCGCATCCACGATTTATCCGGCGCGGTGACCGGCATCTCCTCGGCTGCTACCAGCCGAACCAGGCTCAAGCTTGAGGGCCGTGTGGACGAATACGGCCAGGTCAACGTGGAGGGGTCGTTAAGCCCCTTACAGCTTGCGGCGTTTAGCGATGTTAAAGTGGTGTTCCGCAACCTTGCGATGTCACCGCTTTCGCCCTACAGCGGCACGTTTGCCGGGCGTAGGATCCAATCCGGAAAGCTGAACCTGGATCTGGAATACAAAGTTGAGGATCGCAGGTTGAAGAGCAACAACACCATCATCCTCGATCAATTTACCTTGGGTGAGCGGGTCGAAAGTCAGAAAGCGGTAAATCTGCCCCTCGATCTCGCGATCGCCCTGCTCACCGACGGCGAGGGCAAGATCAACGCGTCCGTGCCCATCGAAGGTGACGTGGACCATCCTGAATTCAGCGTCGGGCACCTGGTCTGGCAGGCGATCGTCAACCTCATCACCACCGCCGTCACCGCGCCCTTCAAGGCGCTCGGTGCCCTCGCCGGCGGGGAGGAGGGCATCGACGCGGTCCTGTTCCGGCCGGGTATCGATACGATCCCGCCGCCTGAGCGCGAAAAGCTCGCAAAAGTAGCGGAGGCATTGACTAAGCGGCCAATGCTAACGCTAACGGTACGCGGGGCGTACGACCCCGCGGCCGATGGCGAAGCGCTTCGGTCAATGCAGGTGCGGCGCGCCTTGGCGCAGGAGCTCGACGTCGCCTTGCAACCGGGCGAGGACCCGGGTCCGGTGGCCGTCGATAATGCCGAGACGCAGCGCGCGCTGGAGGCGTTGTCCGACGAACGCGACGGCGAAGATGCCATCGAGGAGTTTGAGGCGAGCTACGAAAAATCTCAGGGTAAGAAGCCAAAAAGGGTCAGCGCAATCTTGTCACTGATGGGCCAGGCCAGCGAGGACGTCGATTTCTACGAAAAATTATTCCAACATCTGGTAGAAAAGGCTCCATTGGCAACGGGCGACCTTGAAGCTTTGGCCGTACGGCGCGCTACAGCGGTTATCAAGAAACTGACCGGCCAAGCTGGATTCGATCCATCTCGTGCCAGCGCCGGGGAAATCGAGCAGGTCCCGGATACCCAGGCGGACAGCGTCCCGACAAAACTCGAGCTGGGGACGCTCGGGCCGGAGCCGTAG
- a CDS encoding FAD-dependent oxidoreductase, with protein MTESIRDAGSRFRLSSIWAATAGAGTGFSPHRGKTHVDVVVIGGGITGLTSALLLSRAGQKVALLEARRVGLGTTGRSTGNLYVTTDKHLSTLTRSYGLATVRDVIASRSAAIDFIEQTVKDEGIDCHFQRVPFFQFLERAETRVQNFLAKEFEAAKKCGLQAELLQEAPLPFKTQAALRLSGQAQFHPLLYAQGIASRLAQSCSIFENSPATEIDHTQGKVTTPGGEIRAKHIIVATHTPKGVSPLHLALSPIREFGIAAQLKEATMVPGIYWGVDQPKHSLRCVNGSGRQYLVVIGEKYKTGHKPPSSDPIHSLESYASSRFNLASERVGWSAQAYQGADQLPYIGKYKDRLFLLTGFSTDGLVFGTLGAMIVSDHILGRENSWSNLYTPNRCRPLKSAKAILKEGFDVYCQYQKDLPFVGTRKLEAIRPGEGGIIERQGEKLAVYRKDETAYECVSAVCTHMKCILTFNPIEKSWDCPCHASRFETNGKVIEGPALRNLEARPL; from the coding sequence ATGACAGAAAGTATACGCGACGCCGGATCCCGCTTTAGGCTCAGCTCAATCTGGGCAGCGACAGCAGGCGCGGGAACCGGCTTTTCGCCCCACAGAGGAAAGACCCATGTTGATGTTGTCGTCATTGGCGGCGGCATTACCGGTCTTACCTCTGCGCTTCTGCTCAGTCGCGCAGGACAGAAGGTTGCGTTGCTCGAGGCGAGACGTGTAGGTCTTGGCACGACGGGGCGATCCACCGGAAACCTTTACGTCACGACAGATAAGCATCTGTCAACACTTACACGATCTTATGGATTGGCCACCGTAAGAGACGTGATCGCCTCCAGGTCCGCCGCGATTGATTTTATTGAGCAGACCGTCAAAGACGAGGGTATCGACTGTCACTTTCAGAGGGTTCCGTTCTTTCAATTTCTTGAACGGGCCGAAACAAGAGTCCAGAATTTTCTTGCGAAAGAGTTTGAGGCGGCTAAGAAATGCGGCCTTCAAGCGGAGCTACTCCAGGAGGCTCCGTTGCCTTTCAAGACCCAGGCGGCGCTAAGACTCAGCGGGCAGGCTCAGTTTCATCCGCTTCTCTATGCGCAAGGTATAGCTAGTCGCTTGGCCCAGTCATGCTCGATCTTTGAAAACTCACCCGCAACTGAGATTGACCACACCCAAGGCAAAGTCACCACCCCGGGCGGGGAGATCCGGGCCAAACATATCATTGTTGCGACACATACCCCTAAAGGAGTTTCTCCCCTCCACCTGGCTCTTTCCCCTATCAGAGAGTTCGGCATCGCCGCCCAGCTGAAAGAGGCGACCATGGTGCCAGGAATCTATTGGGGCGTAGACCAACCGAAACACTCGCTGCGCTGCGTCAATGGTTCTGGAAGGCAATATTTGGTCGTCATCGGAGAGAAATATAAAACGGGTCACAAGCCTCCCAGCTCGGACCCTATCCATAGTCTCGAATCATATGCTTCAAGTCGTTTCAATTTGGCATCTGAAAGGGTTGGTTGGTCCGCGCAAGCCTACCAGGGCGCGGATCAGCTGCCCTATATAGGAAAATACAAGGACAGGCTGTTCCTCCTTACAGGATTTTCGACCGATGGGCTTGTCTTTGGCACTTTGGGAGCGATGATCGTTAGCGACCACATCCTTGGTCGAGAAAATTCCTGGAGCAATCTCTATACTCCGAATCGCTGTCGCCCTCTTAAATCTGCGAAGGCGATTCTCAAAGAAGGCTTCGATGTCTACTGCCAGTATCAGAAAGATCTTCCCTTTGTCGGTACGCGCAAGCTGGAAGCCATCAGACCCGGTGAAGGCGGCATCATCGAGCGCCAGGGAGAGAAGCTCGCCGTTTACCGAAAAGACGAAACTGCGTACGAATGCGTGTCGGCCGTATGCACGCATATGAAATGCATTCTGACGTTCAATCCAATTGAAAAGTCATGGGATTGTCCTTGCCATGCTAGCCGCTTTGAGACCAACGGCAAGGTAATCGAGGGACCTGCGTTAAGAAACCTCGAAGCGAGGCCCTTGTGA
- a CDS encoding DUF4340 domain-containing protein — translation MQKNAFYLLALITLTVVAAAFFTQKRKAPETEIRTTPVFADLLERVNDVSKIEIKSKTEQTVLVKRGATWEVENRGHFPALFEKVKGAVVDLAELQVIERKTANKELYPKLAVEDPAGEGAASRLVTLLGREGQPLASLIIGNPSTGKSAGTYVRLPDKPQALLVKGSLDVPANPMEWLVKDVAHIPSERIREVVIQKPGQALVRVYKDDPKDADYTLDALLKGHEVKSQLTVNSLAASLEYLRFDDVAPRADLKLPADPTVTTLRTFDGLVAIVKSAIVKDKTWASVEFSFDAEAAKKAAAKTGNASSGDGKGGAKAEDKPKPLAPSVAEEVEALSEKTAHWTYVLPSYKGELLTKTVAALTTKEGKNKPSSAPKTTPGS, via the coding sequence ATGCAAAAGAACGCCTTTTATCTCCTTGCCCTGATCACCTTGACGGTGGTAGCCGCCGCGTTTTTTACCCAGAAGAGGAAGGCGCCGGAGACTGAAATCCGGACCACGCCGGTGTTCGCGGATCTGCTTGAGCGCGTGAACGACGTTTCCAAAATCGAGATCAAGTCCAAGACCGAGCAGACGGTCTTAGTGAAACGAGGCGCTACCTGGGAGGTCGAGAATCGCGGCCACTTTCCGGCGCTGTTTGAAAAGGTGAAGGGCGCCGTGGTGGACTTGGCCGAGCTGCAAGTGATCGAGCGCAAGACCGCGAATAAGGAACTGTATCCCAAACTAGCTGTGGAGGATCCCGCTGGCGAAGGCGCCGCCTCGAGGCTCGTGACCTTGCTGGGCCGGGAAGGCCAACCGCTGGCGTCATTGATCATCGGCAATCCGAGTACGGGTAAAAGCGCCGGAACCTATGTGCGGCTGCCGGATAAACCGCAAGCGCTGCTGGTCAAGGGCAGTTTGGATGTGCCGGCTAATCCGATGGAGTGGCTGGTCAAGGATGTCGCCCATATCCCCTCGGAGCGGATCCGGGAAGTCGTTATTCAGAAGCCGGGGCAAGCGCTAGTGCGCGTCTACAAGGACGATCCCAAGGATGCGGACTACACGCTGGACGCGCTCCTGAAAGGGCACGAAGTAAAATCCCAGTTGACCGTAAACAGCCTGGCGGCGTCTCTGGAGTACCTGCGCTTCGATGATGTCGCGCCGCGGGCGGATCTCAAGTTACCGGCGGACCCTACGGTGACGACCTTGCGCACCTTCGATGGGTTGGTGGCGATCGTCAAAAGCGCGATCGTGAAGGATAAGACATGGGCTAGCGTGGAATTTTCTTTTGACGCCGAGGCAGCCAAGAAGGCGGCTGCAAAAACCGGGAACGCATCCTCCGGGGATGGCAAGGGAGGTGCGAAAGCCGAGGATAAGCCAAAACCACTCGCTCCATCGGTCGCCGAGGAGGTCGAAGCGCTGAGCGAAAAAACCGCCCATTGGACCTACGTGCTGCCAAGTTACAAGGGCGAGCTGTTAACCAAGACCGTGGCGGCGCTTACCACCAAGGAAGGAAAAAACAAGCCGTCATCAGCGCCTAAGACAACCCCAGGGTCGTAG